Below is a window of Nicotiana tabacum cultivar K326 chromosome 19, ASM71507v2, whole genome shotgun sequence DNA.
GTTCttccgttttttttttttggctggtCTTTGTGGATGCATATTTTCTATGCACATAGAACGATATGAAGATACGCTCTGCCTTTTATTTTTCCAATACCTCTAAAGCTACTAAAAGAAAACCTCCtacttcttcttctctcatttctTTAAAGACTTTCAAGATTTACTTTTGGGATTGGTGTCATTTTGTCTTGTACTATGGAGTAATATTCTTTACTTCCAAGTCCCTCTTCTATTTTCCAATACATAAAGATGGCTTTGTTGACTTTCATACTTCATTTTGTCTGCTTATTTACTAGTACTATAATCCATTACATTGAGATGCTTCCAGCTCCCTTCACTTCACTTTTCACTATTAGCTTGTGTTGGTCATGCTAGTTTAAGAAATCTAATTTCCCGTTTggcagttttttttttttcaaattttgttttcaaatatctcttttgtttatagattttaaccattttttgtcaaattttgaaaacaaaattttcaaatctCAAAAACAGTTCTAGAGtagtttttgaaattttctactcataaaacttcaaatcctttttaagtaaaatttatgTCGAAAAgcaacttcaacttttaaaaattattttttatctcacttcaaaaactcattttttttcttctaatttcaaCCAAATCTATGTCTAAACGCTCGCTAAGATGGCATTCTCTGCCTCTTATATTTGTTACAAACTTCATTTCTACTCTCTACTTAATTGGTGTTGTACTGTTGTTGAAGAAAAGTGCCACTTTCCCTAACATGACATTAAGAACAAACAAGCTACCATGAGCAATAGCAAATGAAGCCTTTAAGCTGCAGGAGTGACCTTTGACTTGAAATATACATATAGTTGGAATTCTTTTggaaaaaaatatacataaatatgtATTCATGACTATGAGGTTAGGCATTTTTATAATGTAGCTTGACAATTTTAAAGTTTTTGCTGAGAATACGCGACTGATAAGGAAAAACTACTCTTCCCAAGAACCTGAAAAGTACATCATAAGTTAATGCAACATGTGGACTCCGATCTCAATATCATCAATCTTCTTACGAAATATCTAAATCAAAATCATGATTATTAATCAGGAAATTAGTCATACAAGTATTCTTGATATTGCTGCAATCATTTGTCTCTTGACTATAATTTCTTCAATATATTCCCAAGTCTTCAACAGAGGAATTTATCGCTCTCATTCTAAGACAGATGCCTAAATCAAATATCATAAAGAAGTTGGGAGCATGGAGAGGGACACACAGGTTAATCTTCATATTTTGTATTCTCGCTCTTCTTATATGTATGGCTAGTTTTTCCAAAATTTATTCTCTCAGATCTTTTCTAGCTACAAATTCCTTCTGCAACTGTAACAATCGCATAAACTCTTGTATAATCGATCACCACGTTGATTTAACTCTGGATACTGTAATCCAGAAAATCCAACATGAAATTGACATTTTGCGAGAACTACCAAATCATGAAACATCATTCTCTGGAAAACAAGCAGTTTTTCTTGCAGATATTTTAAATCTAGTCGAGTCAGTTCAGAAATCACTACTGCAAAATAGTGAATCCGGAGCAGTACTACATTCCTTATCAAAACAATCAGAACAGTCCAATGGACCTGCTGAATATTTCTTGACAGAAGAAATCAGAAAATATGTAAGAATTAAACCAAACAGGTTGAAAAAACAAAACTTTATGGGAGCTAACGGTACATTCACTAGCATTGGTCATGCTTGTTTTTCAATGAAGACAGAGCTTGAAGAGTACATGGATTATGATATCGGCGAAATGTGTAACGACGATTGGAGATTAGCACAGAAGCTTATGGTTCATGGATGTGATCCATTACCAAGAAGAAGATGTTTTGCTAGAGCTCCTCAATTGTACAATAAACCATACCCTATAAATAAATCCCTTTGGAAACTACCTGATGACAAAAATGTTAGATGGAGTCAATACAAATGCAGAAATTTCACTTGTTTGGCTAGAAATTCGACGGCCAAAGGTTTCTTCAAATGCATAGATTGTTTCAATCTTACACATCATGAATCTCCAAGATGGATTGTTCTTTCATATCAAGACTCGAATTCGAAAATGACAGCTGATATATTGATAAGAGAAGTGCTTAGTTTGAAGCCAGGAGAGATCAGAATTGGACTGGATTTCAGTGTTGGCACAGGCACATTTGCTGCTAGAATGAGGGAACATAATGTCACTATAGTTTCTGCAACAATAAATCTTGGTGCACCATTTAACGAGATGATTGCTCTTAGGGGGCTAATTCCTCTTTACTTAACCATAAATCAGAGGCTACCATTTTTCGATAACACATTAGATTTGATTCATACGACGAGGTTTCTTGATGGATGGATTGATTTCGTGTTGCTGGATTTTGTGTTGTATGATTTTGATAGAGTTTTGAGGCCTGGTGGGCTTTTATGGATTGATAGTTTTTTCTGTTTGAAGGAAGAATTGAATGATTATTTAGAAGCATTCAAGATTCTGAGGTATAAGCAACATAAGTGGCTTGTTGTTCCTAAGGTGGATAAAAATGATCGGGAAGTGTTCTTTTCTGCAATCCTAGAAAAACCACCTAGACCTTTCAGATGACTTTGTTGTATCATTCATGAATTATAGTTAtttaaaatacaatattgttaGTAGCAATTGTTTTTTTCGATTTTATATATTTGGGTCCAACACTAGATAGGATACATAGGTGTTTACTGTAAAAGATGATGAAGTAAAGTCAGTAATAATACTACCAATAATTGTGGCGATTTAACCCGATATGTCTTTTCTACCTGCTGATTTTTTAGATGCAATTGGCAATAATTTACTTGATTGATGTATTCATTTTACAAGTTAATGTAGTTTAAATTATCTTAATTTCCTGGAGAATTTAGTTCGAATATACAAGGAAAACAGTAACATTGAATTAGTTAACATTTCGAAATTAAAAGCAAACGAAGTTAAGAACAGGTGATTGACAGAAATGGCCATATCAGGGCTGGtctttaaatattaatattatttctgTTTTTGAATTTAGTTTAGAAACTTTCGGCCCGACACATACTTATGGATTTTTCTGCCGCATTGGTAAATCTATCATATATTGACTCTACCTATATTGTTAATTGTTCACAAATTTAGTTGGCATGACTTTGTGATTGTTCAATTATTCACAAAACTCTACCAGATTGGCATGACTTTGTGTTATCTGCAAGACctatttattaaattattcatcaaaaTCTACCCAATTGGCATAATTTGCATGTGTTATTCAATAAAGTATTCTATAAAATTGCAATTCTAATTTTAATCAAACTACCCCAAATATGCTCCAAGTGATCTCAAATTTCAAACAAAACCTCCAAAAACCAACATAAACGATTCACAATTACTAATTTAGTCAAATAGCACCAAATCAAGAAGACCCATTTGTTTTCTTAAATACATTTTAAGGATCAacaatggagttttgagattttcAAAGCAAATCACTAAATTAGTATTTGAACTAAAAATTTAAGCACAAATTATTAACATGCAAATGATTTTAACAATACTCAATTATTAACTTCCAATTTTTACCCCAAAAGAATTTCAAGCTTTTAATATTAAAGAATTATGGCGtgtttggtgaagaagaaatttaTTTTAGCAGCAAAATTAAAAACGAGAACCAGTCCTTAGGAACAACCAGTGCAATTTTGACTTTAAGAACTCAGCAGCAGCTAGCAGCAAACCTTAAATGGCGATTGATATGTGTGCAGGCCCACTTTAATCCGGACCATCAGTTCAgttgtagtttgtccaaataatATAATAGCGGAGAAATTGGCACCACGTAACAAGTTATAATAGAAATTGGTAAATTTTTGGCCTCATATAATTGTTATGATATATATTTATGGACTACTTAGTGTTAATATCTATAACTAAGGCTATTTTTTGCTAATTATGTGAGTACATTGTCACGCCATGCTAAAATCCCAATAGAGTGGGCCTGTTCAAAACACTATTTCAATGGGCCTAATCAGTAAGTGGGACCGAAAGAAAGTGGAGAAAATGGCATGGCATGACAAATCATAAAGAGAATTGGCAAATTTTAGCATTCTTTTACGTTTGGCAAAGACAGTCCCAAAAATTGGCATTATATAGCTAAATCCTAAAAAACCctagttccttatttattctcTCTCCCCGTATCTCTTCTTCTCTCTCCCCAtgtttcttcttcaatttcttcttcttttctctcccCGTAATCTTCTTAAGGTTGTACTGCACCGTTATAATCTAGATCAAGTAAAACGAAAAACAACACTAGTAAACGCACAAAAAGAAAACCATCAACCAACTGATTTCTCTCAGAAATCGCTCAGCAAttcaaattacaaaaatatatttcATTGAAAAGCTTGTTGAATATACCATTAGAAACAATGAAATACACATAACTTGGGAAGAGAATTTCTCTAGGCCCAAGTTCAAAAAATACAGCAAGACTACATCAATGGAATTTTTCAGTCAATAACCTTAATATTGCTATTATGACATGAATTACAGATGAAAATAAGCTCTACTCCGAGATATTccctcttcttctctttctttttcaagAGACAGATTctacttttatttttctcttctttttttaattgtGGAAAAAGAAATATGTGTGTTTGAGATGGTGTACATCTATGTATATCACCATATATATTTGTGtgtatattatattatttatcgTGATGCATTATTAGATTTGGCACTACAAGGTTAAATGAAAATCAAATCGTCTAATTTAATTTCAAGTAGGCGAAATTCATTTTGAATAAacttacttcagttttgttcttgatcaaagaaggaaaataaatttttgatataaCATCTTTAGAGCAAGTTGTGGgaataaataattttttgatatacaaagaaggaaaataaatttttgatatacataaagaaggaaaataaacttGTGATATTCATTTTGGTATACACATATTCGATATGTTATACACTGCGATttataataattcaattatttttattgTGGTATACATTGATATAGAGACAACAATAAATTTTAAACAactatatttataattttatattttaggtaaacaaagaataaaaataaaattttaatatgcaTTTTGATATACACAAAGAAGTAAAAATAAAGTTATGATATACGCGTTTTTATAGTGATATACATTTATTTGCTGCCTGGTGCCAATATTTATAAGTATGACTTTTTCAGCCAAGCCAAAACCCCAAGAAAGTGGGACCGAAAGAAAGTGAGAATAGAGAAGTACTGGGACAAATTGGCAAAGATAGACCAAATTCCCAATGAACTTCAATTCAAATGAACCGAATTGTATAGTACAAGTTATATGATATTATATGATGTACTATTATGCATTTCATTTGATGCTGCAATCTACTGCATAAAGTTCAGAGACAACATGGTTGAGCACTTGAGCTTTATACTAAAGATTGTGATCATTCATTAAAAGTAATAGCCTCAAAAAAAAACATCAACTAGCTGCGAAATTTAGTAACTAGAGGCGgatccaaaattttaattttatagttTCAAAATTTCGACTTCAACCACTGAACCCATCATCTTATTTGAGTTATGGGTTCATACCTTATTTTTTTcaccaattttaataaattttatactgAAAATTCAGATTTAGGATAAAAGTCATGGGTTCAACTGAACCACAACTAATATGTTGGATTCGCCCCTGCCAATAACACATACAATAGTATAACATGACATTGTTTTTAGAGGGAACGTAGTATAAAATAAGTCAAAAGTTTACTTAAAAATTGAAGTGCTTGAGAATTGCGTTTCCACAAAATGTGGGATCTCTTGTTCAAAAGTAATATAGAGAtggattaaatataattttaccCCTCAAATTCACATTTCCTTGCTTTTCTAATTGAATCAAGCGACTCTCGTCTTATAGCAAAGAATTCTGTTGACCGAAAGAAGGTGTAAGCACCCTTCGAGTCcggtggttttagcacggtcgctttattaattaatgtaaggcttaaatcaatttttagctattcttgtattttattgattatggCTTATTTATTACAgcgtaattaattattatattattattatatatttttaaattgtgttcaCCAAGATGCGGTACGCACACAAGGTACTTCTTTGGAATTAAATGTTAAACCAAGGTACGGAATGTACACATGGTTAtaacataattattttaaatttaaaggcaTCAAGATGCGGAATGCGCAcatgattcttttattatttaagcatatCAATTCAAGGTTCGGGTATGAACACGTGGGCTAATATTTAAAGAGTGTCTAAAACTTTTCATACATATTCATAAATTACTATTCTAAAACTAGTTTGAGATTGCTTGTGAGGTCATGGATTATGGAAATTATTGGGGAAGGGATATAGATTAATCACTAAAACCATTTACGCAACCAAACACATTACATGATCGTTACAGAATAGTATCTAGTCTGGGGCATGGATAACGATTTCGGAGCTAATAGATATCTTAActcatttgtcacgaccccaaattccctccgtaggatgtcgtgatggcacctagtctctaaggctAGGTAaacctatcaatgcggaataataataaatatatggaataaataaactacaattcaaacaatttcaactcccaaaacccggtagaaataagtcacaagctttcaagaatttattctctatgtctctatacatcagagtctaaagcaaataagaaagacaacatagtaagatagaagggactccggagtctgcggatgctggcagatatacctcaaagtctcctcgtacagctagtttactgatacGTGGTccgataagatgtacctggatctgcacaaa
It encodes the following:
- the LOC107814448 gene encoding uncharacterized protein LOC107814448 translates to MSSSVFRRQPPPPPPLTITPTPTTNSNSLSQNLSTIGLGYAIAIALGFLVLLSTVLLASYICCRSAAARRRRRQAQHNSQNLNNSENGIYLPRIIFVAEDDEENDDVSSQNATLGLDQVVINSYPKCIPSSTEEFIALILRQMPKSNIIKKLGAWRGTHRLIFIFCILALLICMASFSKIYSLRSFLATNSFCNCNNRINSCIIDHHVDLTLDTVIQKIQHEIDILRELPNHETSFSGKQAVFLADILNLVESVQKSLLQNSESGAVLHSLSKQSEQSNGPAEYFLTEEIRKYVRIKPNRLKKQNFMGANGTFTSIGHACFSMKTELEEYMDYDIGEMCNDDWRLAQKLMVHGCDPLPRRRCFARAPQLYNKPYPINKSLWKLPDDKNVRWSQYKCRNFTCLARNSTAKGFFKCIDCFNLTHHESPRWIVLSYQDSNSKMTADILIREVLSLKPGEIRIGLDFSVGTGTFAARMREHNVTIVSATINLGAPFNEMIALRGLIPLYLTINQRLPFFDNTLDLIHTTRFLDGWIDFVLLDFVLYDFDRVLRPGGLLWIDSFFCLKEELNDYLEAFKILRYKQHKWLVVPKVDKNDREVFFSAILEKPPRPFR